TTCGAAGCCTTTCGCTGGCGACCAAGACCGCGCTGATGGTCGTGGCCGCCTTGACCCTGCTGACGCTGGCCCTGCTGGCGGTCGCGGCCGTGCTGCTGACACGCGACGCGGAGGCGCAGGCGCGCGATCGGCAGGAGGCCAATATGCGCGTGGCCTGGCAGGTGCTGAACCAGCACGGTGGAAACTACAGCCTGAAGAACGGCGCACTGTTGGCTGGCGATCAACCGCTGAACGGCCACTTCGAGCCGGTGGACCGGATCAAGACCCTGGTCGGCGGGGTGGCTACGGTCTTCATGGGCGACGAGCGCATCTCCACAAACGTCACCAAGGAAGACGGATCGCGCGCGGTCGGCACCCGCTTGAAGGCCGGACCGGTTCATGACGCGGTGCTGCGCGACGGCCGATCCTATCGCGGCGAGGCCGAAGTGCTGGAGACGCCGTATTTCGTCGCCTATGACCCGATCAAGGACGCGTCCGGCAAGGTTGTCGGCGTTCTGTTCGTCGGCATTCCGCAATCCGACTACATGGCCTCGGTGAACGCGGTCCTGACCGCCTTCATCGTGGTGGGGCTGCTGGCTGCGGCCATGACGGCTGGGGCCTGCCTGTGGGCGTCGCGGCGGATGTTCGCGCCGTTGGGCGCGTTGTGCGAACGGCTGGAAGCCCTGCAAAGGGGCCGCACGGATGTGGAGGCGCCCTGGGCCTCGCGCGGTGACGACATCGGCCAGATCAGCCGCGCCGTGCTGGCCTTCCGCGACGCCGCCATCCGCAACGCCCGAAGCGAGGCGGAGGCGGAGCGAATGCGCGAAACCGCCCGCGCCGGCCGGATCGCCAGCGAGGCCGAGCAGGCCCGCATCGCCGAGGAAGACGCCGCGGTGGTCGCGGCGTTGGGACGCGGCCTTTCCGCACTGGCCGAGGGCGACCTGACGCACCGCATCCTAGCCGACTTCGCCCCGCGCAGCCGTCAGCTGAAGGACGACTACAACGCCGCCGTCGTCGCCATGGGCGAAACGGTGGCCGAGATCGCCGCGCTGGGCGAGGCCATGCGGTCCGGCACGGCGGAGGTCTCGAGCGCCACCGGCGACCTGTCGCGCCGCACCGAGCGCCAGGCGGCCGCGCTGGAAGAAACCGCCGCCGCCCTGGACGAGATCACCGCCACCGTGCGCCGGACCGCCGAGGGCGCCCAGGCGGCCGCCGCCATCACCACTGCAGCGCGGGACGGCGCAGACGATAGACAAAGGATCATCGCCGACACCGCCGCCGCCATGGCCGGGATCGAGGCCGCCTCTTCGCGGATCAACGAGATCATCGGCGTCATCAACGAAATCGCCTTTCAGACGAACCTGCTGGCGCTGAACGCGGGCGTGGAGGCGGCGCGGGCGGGCGACGCGGGCAGGGGCTTCGCCGTGGTCGCCTCCGAGGTTCGGGCTCTGGCCCAGCGTTCGGCGGACGCGGCCAAGGAAATCCGCACCCTGATCGGCGAATCCGGCGCCAGCATCGAGGAGGGCGCGCGCCTGGCGGCCCTGGCCGGCGCCGCCCTGGCGACGCTGAACGATCATGTGGGCGAGATCGACGTGCTGGCGGCCGACATCGCCGCCTCGGCGCGCGAACAGGCGATGGGCCTGGGCGAGGTCAACACCGCCGTCGGCCAGATGGACCAGACCACCCAGCAGAACGCCGCGATGGTCGAGCAGACAACGGCCGCCAATCAGTCGCTGAGCCTGGAGGCTGAACGTCTGGCCAGCCTGCTGGGCCGCTTCCGCCTGGAGGCCGCGCCGGCGTTCGCCCGGGCGGCCTGAGGACGATCAGACCCGCTGAAGGCGCGCGACGTGGCGGCGCCGTCCGCCTATGTTCGGATCAATGACGGCTTTGACCCTGAATCTCGACCAGCGCCTTGCGGCGGCTGCGCGTGCGCCTGACGTGCGCGCGGCGACGGCGGGGGTATTGCGGGAGGCTTACGGCGCCGGTCGTGCGCGGGCCGAGCGGCGGCTGGAGGCTGGAGGCGAGGGACGGGTCGTGGCGCGTCTTTATGCCGGGGCGGCGGACGAGATGCTGCAAGCCTTGTGGACACAGGCGACGCAGGTGCTCTGGCCGGTGTCGGCGGTGGAGGCCGAGCGGCTGTCGCTGCTGGCGGTGGGCGGCTATGGGCGCGGGGTGCTGGCCCCGTTTTCGGACCTGGACCTGCTGTTTGTGCGCTCGGGACGGGCGACGCCCAGGGCCGAACAGGTGATCGGCCATGTACTGCATGTGCTGTGGGATCTAGGGCTCAAGGTCGGCTCGGCCTTTCGTTCCATCGACGAGGCGCTGTCTCTGGCAAAAGCCGACATGACGATCCGCACGACGTTGCTGGAGGCGCGGCCGCTGGCTGGGGACGCGGGTTTGTCCGACCTGCTGATCGCACGGTTTCAGGACATGGCGAACCGG
The genomic region above belongs to Brevundimonas sp. PAMC22021 and contains:
- a CDS encoding methyl-accepting chemotaxis protein, encoding MLRSLSLATKTALMVVAALTLLTLALLAVAAVLLTRDAEAQARDRQEANMRVAWQVLNQHGGNYSLKNGALLAGDQPLNGHFEPVDRIKTLVGGVATVFMGDERISTNVTKEDGSRAVGTRLKAGPVHDAVLRDGRSYRGEAEVLETPYFVAYDPIKDASGKVVGVLFVGIPQSDYMASVNAVLTAFIVVGLLAAAMTAGACLWASRRMFAPLGALCERLEALQRGRTDVEAPWASRGDDIGQISRAVLAFRDAAIRNARSEAEAERMRETARAGRIASEAEQARIAEEDAAVVAALGRGLSALAEGDLTHRILADFAPRSRQLKDDYNAAVVAMGETVAEIAALGEAMRSGTAEVSSATGDLSRRTERQAAALEETAAALDEITATVRRTAEGAQAAAAITTAARDGADDRQRIIADTAAAMAGIEAASSRINEIIGVINEIAFQTNLLALNAGVEAARAGDAGRGFAVVASEVRALAQRSADAAKEIRTLIGESGASIEEGARLAALAGAALATLNDHVGEIDVLAADIAASAREQAMGLGEVNTAVGQMDQTTQQNAAMVEQTTAANQSLSLEAERLASLLGRFRLEAAPAFARAA